The nucleotide sequence GAAGTTGGGCGTATGCCTTTGGTCCCTATGAAGACAATCCGATTCCGTTTGATACCGTCGTCAAGACGCTCAGCGACCTTGAGTTCGATGGTATTGAAATCGGAGCATTTAAACCGCATATTGATATTAACGATTACCCGATGAAAAGTGATCGTGATGCCGTCAAAGGATTAATCTCCTATTACGGTTTGGAAGTCTCAGGATTAGCCGCCGACTTCTGGTCGCACCCCGGTCCCGCTACGGATGAGGGGCAGGAGGACGACAGATACTACAAGTTGTTCAAAGAGAGTCTCCAACTCGCCTTGGATCTCGGATCGCCCGCGATTCGTGTGGACACAGTAGATGATCCCGAAGCCGGAATTCCGGGCGTTGAGCCTGAGAAAGCCTGGGATCGGATCGTCTCCGTCTGGAGACGTTGTGCACAAGTCGCCGAAGATCACGGCGTGTTAATGCTCTGGGAATTTGAACCCGGATTTATGTTCAACAAACCCAGCGACATTGTCAATATGCCACAAGCAGTGGGGCATTCCAATTTCAAGGTGATGTTCGATACCTGTCACGCACAAATGTGTGCAGTTGTCGGTGCCCGGCAGCCCGGAGAGCAGGAGACCCTCGGCGATAATGGAGTCATTGACTTGGCGCGTCAACTCAAGGGTCAGATCGGTCACTTCCACCTCATCGATTCCGACAACACGCTCCATGGCGACGAAACAAGCACACACGCGCCTTTCGGAGATGGTGTGCTTGATTTTGACGCGATTATTCCGGTCATCATGGATGAGACTGGCTACGACGGGGATTGGTTCTCTATCGATCTCTGTTTCTGGCCCAACGCCTGGGATGTCACGGAAGACGCAAAGAAATTCCTAACCCCGTATTTGGAAAGGTATTAGGGTTTCTAATTTAATTTATGGTCACCTGACCTGCACTCCATCATATTACGCGTAAGTTCTTGGTTAAATTGTAGTAGGGGCGAGGTCCCCTCGCCCTATATGCGAGTTTAACAAGACCATAGCCCGTAAGCGTAGCGGAGGGGTGTTTTTGCTTGGGTGTTTCTGCGTATTGCTTGGGTGTTTCTTCTAGATCTACGGAGAGGATCGTTGGTCATTCAACGCACCTGACCGACCCGCAAGGTATAATTAAAAATGCTGAATCTGCGTTCATTAGATCCTCTCATCGAACTTGCCTTTGAAGAGGACATCGGTATCGGTGATATAACAACAGAAGCAACAGTGCCGTCCACACAGGCGGG is from Candidatus Poribacteria bacterium and encodes:
- a CDS encoding sugar phosphate isomerase/epimerase, encoding MAKKLSIGSWAYAFGPYEDNPIPFDTVVKTLSDLEFDGIEIGAFKPHIDINDYPMKSDRDAVKGLISYYGLEVSGLAADFWSHPGPATDEGQEDDRYYKLFKESLQLALDLGSPAIRVDTVDDPEAGIPGVEPEKAWDRIVSVWRRCAQVAEDHGVLMLWEFEPGFMFNKPSDIVNMPQAVGHSNFKVMFDTCHAQMCAVVGARQPGEQETLGDNGVIDLARQLKGQIGHFHLIDSDNTLHGDETSTHAPFGDGVLDFDAIIPVIMDETGYDGDWFSIDLCFWPNAWDVTEDAKKFLTPYLERY